ATTGGAAAGAAACTGGTGATATTTCTGTTTGGAAAGGCATTGCACAAGATGCGTTAATTATGAATATTGACGATTTATTATGTGTTGGTGCGACCGATAATATCATGCTGTCATCAACCATCGGGAGAAATAAAAATTTAATCCCAGGCGAAGTGCTTTCAGCGATAATTAATGGTACTGAAGAATTGATTTCCGAATTAAGGAATTTCGGTGTGACCATTCATTCCACAGGTGGCGAAACAGCTGATGTGGGTGATTTAGTGCGCACCATCATAGTCGATTCCACCGTAACTGCACGTATGAAGCGCAGCGACGTTATTGATAACGCCAATATTAAAGCAGGCGATGTCATTGTAGGGTTAGAGAGTTATGGGCAAGCAACTTACGAAAAAGCCTATAATGGCGGTATGGGTAGCAACGGATTGACCTCTGCACGTCATGATGTTTTTAACACCTATTTAGCACATAAATACCCTGAAAGTTTTGATGCGTCGGTTCCGGAAGATTTGGTGTACTCAGGAAATGTGAAATTAACAGATGCTGTTAAAGATTCTCCAATAGATGCTGGTAAACTTGTTTTATCTCCAACACGGACCTATGCGCCAATCATCAAAAAAATAGTATCGGAATTTAAAAGCGATAAACTTCACGGTATGGTGCATTGCTCAGGTGGGGCGCAAACCAAAATTCTTCATTTTATTGATGAATTTCATATTATTAAAGACAATATGTTTCCTATTCCACCGCTGTTTAAGTTAATACAAGAACAATCGAAAACCGATTGGAAGGAAATGTATCAAGTGTTTAACTGTGGGCATAGAATGGAGTTGTATGTGTCGCCGGAAATTGCAGAAAGCATCATTAATATATCAAAAGCATTTAATGTTGATGCTAAAATTATTGGTCGTGTTGAAGCATCAAAAACTAAAAAGCTTACAATAAAAAGTGAGTTTGGGGAGTTTACATATTAGATTTCCGTCTTTTTCGCTAAAACGGAATGATTATTGATAAAAATGTAATTTATCAAAACCAACTTTACATTATGAAGCACGTTTTATTAGTAGCTGTTTGTTTCTTTTTTCAGCTTGTACAATCTCAACCAGACACTTTATTTTTAAGAACAAAAGCAGCAAAATATGATGGCCCCGTATGGGTCCAAAAAAATAAAGCTTCAGTAAGTTTAAGCGAAGTCGCCTTTGTTAACTGGAATTCCGGAGGTACTAATTCTATTTCTGGTCTTTTAGGAATGGAATCTTCGGCCAATTATACCGATAAGTATTTTTCATGGCGAAACGATGTTGTAATTAATTATGGTGTTAATAAACAACAAGACAGAGAGCTGAGAAAAACCGAGGATTTGTTTGAGCTGAATTCAGATATTGGTTTCAAGCCAGATAGTATTTCAAATTGGTACTATTCAGCAAAACTTAATTTTAGAACCCAATTGGCAAACGGTTATAGATATCCGGATAAAGACATGCCGATTTCAAGATTGATGGCTCCGGGGTATTTGTTTTTTGGGGGTGGAATGGAATATGGTAAAAATATAGAGCAATTGTCATTTTACTTTTCGCCACTAACATTAAAAGCAACATTTGTATTAGATGAAAATTTGGCAAATGAAGGAAAGTTTGGTGTTACGCCTGCTGTTTTAGATAGTGAAGGTAATGTTATTGTTCCAGGGAAACGTGTTAGAAAAGAAGTAGGTGTTTTGGTAAATAATAGCTACGAAATGGAAGTCGCCACAAACATTAAGGTAAAGCAGCAGGTAAGTCTTTATTCCGATTACATAAATAACTTTGGAAATGTAGATGTTGATTGGAGAATTGACTTCGATTTTAAAGTGAATCATTTTATAAAAGCAACACTTGGTTCTCATTTAAGATATGACGATGATATTAAAACTATCATACCATCGGAGATTGAAGGAGAGACCGATGAGGCTGGGGCCAAAGTGCAATGGAAACAGTTTCTAGGTATTGGTTTTGCAGTTGATTTTTAAATTGTTTGTTTAATGCTGACTTTGAAAATTTGTTAACTTTTTAATGTTAATAAATAATTAAATAATTGATAATCAGTTATTTAATATAAATGCTTTGTAAACTTTATGACATTTATCATGTTTTAAGTTTTATTTTTTTTGTTACTTTATGGCTGTTATTAGTAATAACATTTAATCTCCATAAATAAAACAAAATGAATCAAGAAGTCGCCAAAACCCCACCCAAAACGTATTCGCAAGATGAAGCTTTCAATGCTTCCTTAAGTTATTTCAATCAAGATGATCTTGCTGCACGTGTATGGTTAAATAAATATGCCCTAAAAGATTCTGAAGGGAATATTTATGAGTTAACCCCAAACGACATGCATCAACGTATTGCTAAAGAATTAGCAAGAGTTGAAAAAAAATATGCAAACCCGCTATCTGAAGAGGCCATTTTCGATTTAATTAAGGACTTTAAATACATCGTTCCCCAAGGTAGCCCCATGGCAGGAATTGGTAATCCATATCAAATCGCATCACTTTCAAATTGTTTTGTTATTGGAAATGTGGGGGATTCCGATTCTTATGGAGCCGTCATGAAAATTGACCAGGAACAGGTGCAACTTATGAAACGTCGTGGAGGTGTTGGTCACGATTTGTCACATATACGTCCTAAAGGTTCTCCGGTAAACAATTCAGCATTGACATCTACGGGCATTGTTCCTTTTATGGAACGCTATTCAAATTCAACTAGGGAAGTTGCACAAGATGGTAGGCGAGGTGCGCTTATGCTGTCGGTTTCCATTAATCATCCAGATTCAGAAGATTTTATAAACGCCAAGTTAGAGCAGGGCAAAGTTACGGGCGCCAATGTATCGGTTAGAATAGACGATGCTTTTATGGAAGCGGTTAAGAATGATACTGAATATACCCAAAAATATCCAATCTTTAGTAGTCAGCCAAAAGTGTCAAAAACCATTGATGCTAATTCCTTATGGAAAAAAATTGTACATAATGCTTGGAAATCTGCCGAACCCGGTATTTTGTTTTGGGACACGATCATTAATGAATCTGTGCCCGATTGTTATGCCGATTTAGGTTATAAAACGGTCTCTACAAACCCATGTGGTGAAATTCCGCTGTGCCCTTATGATTCTTGTAGATTGTTAGCCATTAACTTATTTTCTTATGTCGAAAATCCATTTACAAAAGAGGCTAGTTTTGATTTCGATTTATTTAAAAAACACATAGCGGCAGCACAACGTATTATGGATGATATTATCGATTTGGAATTGGAGAAAATTGATAATATCCTTCTTAAAATAGATGAAGATCCAGAGTCGGACGAGGTAAAAGCAATCGAGCGTAACTTATGGATTAACATAAAAAAGAAAGCCCAAGAAGGTAGAAGAACCGGTATTGGCATCACTGCTGAAGGTGATATGTTAGCCGCTTTAGGAATTAAATATGGAAGTGAAGCAGGTAACGCCTTTTCATTAGAAGTTCATAAAACCATTGCCATTGAAGCATATAGAGGTTCGGTACATTTGGCTAAGCAGCGCGGTGCGTTTTTGGTTTTTGATGTAGAACGCGAAAAAAACAATCCGTTTATTCAACGTTTAAAAGATGCCGACAGTCAACTGTATTATGAAATGTTGGAATATGGCAGACGCAACATAGCCTTGTTGACCATTGCTCCAACGGGAACCACTAGTTTAATGACGCAAACCACATCAGGTATCGAACCTGTATTTTTGCCCGTTTATAAACGAAGAAGAAAAGTAAATCCAAACGATAAAGAAGCACGTATAGATTTTGTTGATGAAGTAGGTGATTCTTGGGAAGAATATGTGGTATTCCACCATCGTTTCAAGCAATGGATGGAAATAAACGGCATGGATACTTCTAAAAATTATTCCCAAAAAGAGATTGATAAATTAATTAAAAAATCACCTTATCATAAGGCAACATCCAACGATGTGGATTGGTTAAGCAAGGTAAGTATGCAGGGCGCTATACAAAAATGGGTAGACCACTCCATAAGTGTCACCATTAATTTGCCTAACGATGCAACTGAAGATTTAGTTGGTGCCTTGTATTTAAAAGCATGGGAAGTAGGTTGCAAAGGCGTAACCGTTTATAGGGATGGTTCGCGTTCGGGTGTGCTAATTGCTAATGATGAGAAAGAAGACAAGCAGCAAGAATCCTTAACGCCTTTTCCTGTAAAACGTCCGCAAATCTTAGAAGCTGATGTCGTTCGCTTTCAAAATAGCAAAGAAAAATGGATTGCCTTTATAGGGTTGATAGAAGGCAGGCCTTATGAGATTTTCACTGGTTTAGCCGATGATGAAGATGGTATTTTAATACCACGTTGGGTAAACGAAGGCTTAATAATTAAAAATAGAAATGAAGATGGTACGTCTCGTTATGATTTTCAGTATAAAAACATAAGAGGCTATAAAACCACTATAGAAGGCTTATCGCATAAGTTTAACCCAGAGTTCTGGAACTATGCCAAGCTTATTTCAAGCACCCTGCGTCACGGGATGCCCATCGATAAAATTGTCGATTTAATCAATAGTTTACAACTAGATAGCGAATCTATTAACACGTGGAAAAATGGGGTAGTGCGTGCTTTAAAACGTTATGTTGAAGATGGCACCCAAGTAAAAGGACAAACCTGCGATACTTGTAAATCGGAGAATTTAATATACCAAGAAGGCTGCTTAACCTGTAAGGATTGCGGGTCTTCTAAGTGTGGATAATATTTTTAATAATGATTAGAAAAAGGAAGTTGATTTATGATTGGCTTCCTTTTTGGTTTTTGAATATTGGCATGTTTGTTTAAAGATATAGTGTATCGACTCGTTTTCGCAGCTTAAGTAACTAATCAGTAATATAAACCGAATAGGGGATCTGCGAGTACTTCCGTAAACAGAATTGTATTAGTAATTAATTTATAAGGAATTATCCGCAGTTATTTTTTCGATATTATTGTATTCAATCCAAGATTTTAGTCTTCCTACATAGAACATTTTAAGATAATTTTCAGATAAAAAGATATTCGACCAGTCAAACCTTTGTGCTTGGACACCAAGATAAAAAACAAAAACAGCTAATCCTGCTTTAGGAATTAATTTCAATTCATTGTCGGATAAAAGTCTAATGCTTTGATAGCCTTCCAAAAAATGTTTCATTTTCAGTTCATATTCTTTCTTGTCGGGTTCAATGTGAAATAATTGCTTGCAAAAATAGCCAACGTCTAAAATTTGTGCGCCATTTCCACAAAAATCAAAGTCGAAAATTGTAATTTCTTTTTCATTTGTCACCGCCATATTATCATACCAAACATCCATATGAACAACTCCCTTTTGAATGTTTTCAAAATCAGTTTTTTGAAAGAACCCACCAATCTCTCTGATGAATTCCATTTCTGGCAATTTCTCTGAAAAGAATTTTTTTAAATGTTCATAAGGTAACTCTAAAAGTGATTCGTAGTTATAAGAAATTCGGTCGATGGTTCTGTTTGAAGTAAGGTTGTGAATTTTAGCCGTTAGTGAGCCAATTGAAAAACAAGTCTCTTTATCAGTAAATCTAACTTTGTCTCCTTGCGCAAACGAAAAAAGTACGACGTATCTAATTCCTTCTGGTGCATTTATTATTTGAATGAATTCTCCGTTTTTATCTTGAATGGGAAAAGAAACACTTAAATTATTCTCTCTTAATAAATTTAAAAGTTCTATTTCTTCAATAATTTCAGATTTTGACCTCCAATTATGACTGTAAACTCTTAAAACATATTTTGTTTCGTTGTCGGAAAGAAAATAAGTGTGATTCATTCCGGTTCTAAATAGTTCACAATTGAAATTCCCATTCAATGGATAGTTATCTTTTGTAAATGCACCTAATTCTTTTGCAGAAAGAATAGAATTTGTAACTGGGAATGTTGTCATTCTTTAATTATTAAATTGATTGTTCATTGATAAAATCAGTTTTTACAGAAACCCGTAGTTCCCCGCTAACATAAGCATTTTACTGTGCCATTAAAAAGCTAACATTGGCTTTTTTTACGTTAATAAGGACTTAATTTACTCTCATAGCTTACTCTCTTTACTTTTTTATGCCGTCACGAGTGAGACGCCCGCGATAGTGGTGAAAGATTATTTTTTAATCGATAGACCCCATACTTACATACTTATAATCCTCAAGTTCTTTTAGGTTTTCAATATATTTCGAACAACCATTTTTTATAAGGTAAATGGAGTTCGAGGCACCAACGATATGTTGATACATATGGTCTGTTATTATAATCGCTTTTTGATGGTTTTCAATCTCAATTAAAGAGGTTATTTTTTCAATATATAAAGGCGCTATATGGGAAAAGGGTTCATCTAGCAACACGATTTTACTTGAGGATTTTAATATTAAATAGACTTCAACAACGCGACGTTCGCCACCAGAAAGTCTATTGAACTTTAAGTTTTCAAATAAAGCGAATGATGGAAAGCTATTGATAAAATCAATCCAATCTACGTTAAAGAGTTTGAAAGCTGTTTTTGTCTTTAGACTATTTGGTATAAAATGATGTTGAGGTAAATAAGATACTAATTTGGTTTGATAAAGCGGTTTTA
This genomic window from Mariniflexile sp. TRM1-10 contains:
- a CDS encoding DUF3078 domain-containing protein, translated to MKHVLLVAVCFFFQLVQSQPDTLFLRTKAAKYDGPVWVQKNKASVSLSEVAFVNWNSGGTNSISGLLGMESSANYTDKYFSWRNDVVINYGVNKQQDRELRKTEDLFELNSDIGFKPDSISNWYYSAKLNFRTQLANGYRYPDKDMPISRLMAPGYLFFGGGMEYGKNIEQLSFYFSPLTLKATFVLDENLANEGKFGVTPAVLDSEGNVIVPGKRVRKEVGVLVNNSYEMEVATNIKVKQQVSLYSDYINNFGNVDVDWRIDFDFKVNHFIKATLGSHLRYDDDIKTIIPSEIEGETDEAGAKVQWKQFLGIGFAVDF
- a CDS encoding adenosylcobalamin-dependent ribonucleoside-diphosphate reductase, whose protein sequence is MNQEVAKTPPKTYSQDEAFNASLSYFNQDDLAARVWLNKYALKDSEGNIYELTPNDMHQRIAKELARVEKKYANPLSEEAIFDLIKDFKYIVPQGSPMAGIGNPYQIASLSNCFVIGNVGDSDSYGAVMKIDQEQVQLMKRRGGVGHDLSHIRPKGSPVNNSALTSTGIVPFMERYSNSTREVAQDGRRGALMLSVSINHPDSEDFINAKLEQGKVTGANVSVRIDDAFMEAVKNDTEYTQKYPIFSSQPKVSKTIDANSLWKKIVHNAWKSAEPGILFWDTIINESVPDCYADLGYKTVSTNPCGEIPLCPYDSCRLLAINLFSYVENPFTKEASFDFDLFKKHIAAAQRIMDDIIDLELEKIDNILLKIDEDPESDEVKAIERNLWINIKKKAQEGRRTGIGITAEGDMLAALGIKYGSEAGNAFSLEVHKTIAIEAYRGSVHLAKQRGAFLVFDVEREKNNPFIQRLKDADSQLYYEMLEYGRRNIALLTIAPTGTTSLMTQTTSGIEPVFLPVYKRRRKVNPNDKEARIDFVDEVGDSWEEYVVFHHRFKQWMEINGMDTSKNYSQKEIDKLIKKSPYHKATSNDVDWLSKVSMQGAIQKWVDHSISVTINLPNDATEDLVGALYLKAWEVGCKGVTVYRDGSRSGVLIANDEKEDKQQESLTPFPVKRPQILEADVVRFQNSKEKWIAFIGLIEGRPYEIFTGLADDEDGILIPRWVNEGLIIKNRNEDGTSRYDFQYKNIRGYKTTIEGLSHKFNPEFWNYAKLISSTLRHGMPIDKIVDLINSLQLDSESINTWKNGVVRALKRYVEDGTQVKGQTCDTCKSENLIYQEGCLTCKDCGSSKCG
- a CDS encoding AIR synthase related protein; its protein translation is MSQEVSKRYAQRGVSASKEDVHNAIKNIDKGLFPKAFCKIVPDYLTNDDDYCLIMHADGAGTKSSLAYMYWKETGDISVWKGIAQDALIMNIDDLLCVGATDNIMLSSTIGRNKNLIPGEVLSAIINGTEELISELRNFGVTIHSTGGETADVGDLVRTIIVDSTVTARMKRSDVIDNANIKAGDVIVGLESYGQATYEKAYNGGMGSNGLTSARHDVFNTYLAHKYPESFDASVPEDLVYSGNVKLTDAVKDSPIDAGKLVLSPTRTYAPIIKKIVSEFKSDKLHGMVHCSGGAQTKILHFIDEFHIIKDNMFPIPPLFKLIQEQSKTDWKEMYQVFNCGHRMELYVSPEIAESIINISKAFNVDAKIIGRVEASKTKKLTIKSEFGEFTY
- a CDS encoding phosphotransferase; amino-acid sequence: MTTFPVTNSILSAKELGAFTKDNYPLNGNFNCELFRTGMNHTYFLSDNETKYVLRVYSHNWRSKSEIIEEIELLNLLRENNLSVSFPIQDKNGEFIQIINAPEGIRYVVLFSFAQGDKVRFTDKETCFSIGSLTAKIHNLTSNRTIDRISYNYESLLELPYEHLKKFFSEKLPEMEFIREIGGFFQKTDFENIQKGVVHMDVWYDNMAVTNEKEITIFDFDFCGNGAQILDVGYFCKQLFHIEPDKKEYELKMKHFLEGYQSIRLLSDNELKLIPKAGLAVFVFYLGVQAQRFDWSNIFLSENYLKMFYVGRLKSWIEYNNIEKITADNSL
- a CDS encoding ATP-binding cassette domain-containing protein, which encodes MILEIDNVELYFKEKRILNGIYLKAETGKTTGILGGNGCGKSCLLKIIFGTLNPKYKLIRINSKPILKPLYQTKLVSYLPQHHFIPNSLKTKTAFKLFNVDWIDFINSFPSFALFENLKFNRLSGGERRVVEVYLILKSSSKIVLLDEPFSHIAPLYIEKITSLIEIENHQKAIIITDHMYQHIVGASNSIYLIKNGCSKYIENLKELEDYKYVSMGSID